From one Dysidea avara chromosome 9, odDysAvar1.4, whole genome shotgun sequence genomic stretch:
- the LOC136266241 gene encoding arrestin domain-containing protein 2-like, protein MESTPPKCFEIQLLSEQNGCSPVYYSGSTIEGSVLLELTAPLRPIQGIKVILSGRAVTSWKEQRTIGQDSYNMTFTDEKIILSKYQLEVWLRGNYTSVARAPQQLAGLPAGKHTFPFKMHLTSNLSLPSSFEHSFGHIRYKLVARICSTELQKCHYTSLKVITLCSSVDVNLPRFIQPLKRSKEMSVCCLCCARPIAMTVTTDRGAYCSGESIAITVVTENFSNRRLEYVQANLKQTIRFHGKPTYDGRAVLNLNDSTKNITKVIQTIRGAVDWHNKQMPIPITVPTITSNQVLQVSYSLDILLSIQHASNLNIEIPIVIGTIPYKGPSAANTVNLHYSSVGRPIFLEMDVCTMGDLHYAPIYGYVKNYQFAIDEADTEVVTETTADAELTYEDGE, encoded by the exons ATGGAAAGCACCCCCCCGAAGTGTTTTGAAATTCAGCTACTAAGTGAACAAAACGGTTGCTCGCCTGTATACTACTCTGGTTCAACAATCGAAGGTAGTGTCTTGCTAGAGCTAACAGCCCCGCTGAGACCTATTCAAGGAATAAAGGTTATACTGAGTGGAAGGGCTGTTACCAGCTGGAAGGAGCAGAGAACGATTGGACAAGATAGTTACAATATGACTTTCACCGACGAAAAGATTATCCTCAGCAAGTATCAGCTAGAGGTCTGGTTAAGAGGTAACTACACTTCAGTTGCTAGAGCACCTCAGCAACTAGCTGGCTTACCAGCTGGAAAGCATACTTTTCCCTTTAAGATGCATCTCACCTCAAACTTATCTTTACCATCATCCTTTGAACATTCTTTTGGCCACATTCGCTATAAGCTGGTTGCTCGGATATGCTCAACAGAGTTACAAAAATGTCATTACACGTCATTAAAAGTGATAACGTTATGCAGCTCTGTTGATGTGAATCTTCCAAGATTTATACAGCCACTAAAAAGATCAAAAGAAATGAGTGTGTGTTGCCTTTGCTGTGCCAGGCCAATTGCAATGACTGTCACAACAGACAGGGGCGCATATTGCTCTGGTGAATCAATTGCCATCACTGTAGTCACGGAGAATTTTAGCAACAGAAGACTTGAATATGTTCAAGCCAACCTGAAACAAACGATACGCTTCCATGGTAAACCTACATATGATGGTCGGGCTGTGCTGAACTTGAATGATTCGACCAAGAATATCACTAAGGTCATCCAAACAATTAGAGGAGCTGTAGATTGGCATAACAAACAGATGCCTATTCCTATCACTGTACCCACTATTACTAGTAACCAAGTGTTACAAGTGTCTTACAGCTTAGATATTTTACTTAGCATTCAACATGCATCCAATCTTAATATAGAGATTCCAATTGTGATTGGAACCATTCCATACAAAGGACCCTCAGCAG CAAACACAGTAAATCTCCACTATTCCTCCGTTGGTCGTCCAATTTTTCTTGAGATGGATGTTTGCACTATGGGGGACTTGCACTATGCCCCCATATATGGATATGTGAAGAATTACCAGTTTGCTATTGATGAAGCAGATACAGAAGTGGTAACAGAAACAACAGCTGATGCTGAACTAACATATGAGGATGGTGAATAA